Proteins co-encoded in one Halococcoides cellulosivorans genomic window:
- a CDS encoding M20/M25/M40 family metallo-hydrolase, with translation MPIDLHGFHRAAVETPSHDSVEAMRDLLVETLESAGLDPWIDDSGTVRAERSAGDGGHLLLNTHLDTVPPHRPYRRDGDRIYGRGSCDAKGPLAAMIHAFEAATIESGRVTLAITPDEETSQHGAAHLAETLAPDHAIVGEPTGLDVCVGARGQFEGTITLSGASAHAAGTDGINAVAAAGPVLDAIGTFDRERGPAPDDRLGPPSLTATEIAGGTAPNRVPETCTITFDRRPVPPETPAAFRDALTEHLDAALDDAGNAATVRVTLADREAPQLGAFRTPDDASVVTALRAGGAGSIRAFGAATEASLFADRVPTAIYGPGVLADSEGPVAHADREYVERDDLDEAAKTLTTAIETLC, from the coding sequence GGCCATGCGTGATCTCCTCGTCGAGACGCTCGAATCGGCGGGTCTCGATCCCTGGATCGACGACTCGGGGACCGTCCGGGCCGAGCGGTCGGCCGGCGACGGCGGCCACCTCCTCCTCAATACGCACCTCGACACGGTCCCACCGCATCGCCCATATCGCCGCGACGGCGATCGGATCTACGGCCGGGGATCGTGCGACGCGAAAGGCCCGCTCGCGGCGATGATCCACGCGTTCGAGGCGGCGACGATCGAGTCCGGCCGGGTCACGCTCGCGATCACGCCCGACGAGGAGACCAGCCAGCACGGCGCGGCCCACCTCGCGGAAACGCTCGCCCCCGATCACGCGATCGTCGGCGAACCCACGGGGCTGGACGTCTGTGTGGGGGCACGGGGCCAGTTCGAGGGGACGATCACGCTCTCGGGCGCAAGTGCTCACGCCGCGGGCACCGACGGGATCAACGCGGTCGCCGCTGCGGGGCCCGTCCTCGACGCGATCGGGACCTTCGACCGCGAGCGCGGGCCCGCCCCGGACGACCGCCTCGGCCCCCCGTCGCTGACCGCGACCGAAATCGCCGGCGGGACCGCCCCGAATCGCGTGCCCGAGACCTGTACGATCACGTTCGATCGCCGCCCGGTTCCACCCGAGACGCCCGCCGCGTTCCGCGACGCGCTCACCGAGCATCTCGACGCGGCGCTCGACGACGCAGGGAATGCGGCCACGGTACGGGTCACACTCGCCGACCGCGAGGCCCCACAGCTCGGGGCGTTCCGGACGCCAGACGACGCGAGCGTGGTCACGGCGCTTCGGGCGGGGGGCGCGGGCTCGATCCGGGCGTTCGGCGCGGCGACGGAGGCGTCGCTGTTCGCGGATCGTGTGCCGACGGCGATCTACGGTCCGGGCGTGCTCGCGGATTCGGAGGGCCCGGTCGCACACGCCGATCGAGAGTACGTCGAGCGCGACGACCTGGACGAGGCAGCGAAAACGCTGACGACGGCGATCGAAACCCTGTGTTAG
- the priS gene encoding DNA primase small subunit PriS: MDERTRAYLRGRFGDHYRRTTIDPPPSAEAREWGYMPFTDGGTRMVRHRTLLDIGRLEEFLARERPRHVYFSAGRYDDPGTRGMDAKGWRGSDVVFDLDADHLPSVDPAETSYADMLAACKDALQRLLDFLDRDLGFEECSVVFSGGRGYHVHVRDESIQPLESEARREIVDYVRGIGLDPEAVIREEAVGGSVGRESPAQKQTLPTDGGWSRRAHEYLLEVVESLEAATEDEAIERLQSYDGIGQTRAEAAYRAIEANGDAIRAGNVDVHPGFTMVAKHVISEALADRMAPIDEPVTTDVNRLIRLPRSLHGGSGLEVVPLDRKEIAAFDPLVDAVPETFRGREITVEVSDETSIELDGDSFTLDPGVRSVPEPVGVSLMARGDAAKAPE; the protein is encoded by the coding sequence ATGGACGAGCGGACGCGCGCGTACCTCCGTGGTCGGTTCGGCGACCACTACCGCCGGACGACGATCGATCCGCCGCCGAGCGCCGAGGCCCGCGAGTGGGGCTACATGCCGTTTACCGACGGCGGGACGCGCATGGTCCGCCATCGCACACTCCTGGACATCGGGCGACTGGAGGAGTTTCTCGCCCGCGAGCGCCCCCGTCACGTCTACTTCTCGGCGGGTCGGTACGACGACCCCGGGACCCGCGGCATGGACGCGAAAGGCTGGCGCGGGTCGGACGTGGTCTTCGATCTCGACGCCGATCATCTCCCCAGCGTCGACCCGGCGGAGACGTCGTACGCGGACATGCTCGCGGCCTGCAAGGACGCGCTCCAGCGGTTACTCGACTTTCTGGATCGCGATCTGGGCTTCGAGGAGTGCTCGGTCGTCTTCTCTGGCGGGCGCGGCTATCACGTCCACGTTCGCGACGAATCGATCCAACCGCTCGAAAGCGAGGCGCGCCGCGAGATCGTCGATTACGTCCGCGGGATCGGCCTCGACCCCGAAGCGGTGATCCGCGAGGAGGCCGTCGGCGGGTCGGTCGGCAGAGAGAGTCCCGCCCAGAAACAGACGCTCCCGACCGACGGCGGGTGGAGTCGACGCGCCCACGAGTACCTCCTGGAGGTCGTCGAATCGCTCGAAGCGGCCACAGAAGACGAGGCGATCGAACGGTTACAGTCCTACGACGGCATCGGTCAGACGCGCGCCGAGGCGGCCTACCGCGCGATCGAGGCGAACGGCGACGCGATCCGCGCGGGCAACGTCGACGTCCACCCCGGGTTTACGATGGTCGCCAAACACGTGATCAGCGAGGCGCTCGCTGACCGGATGGCCCCGATCGACGAGCCAGTGACGACCGACGTGAACCGCCTGATTCGACTGCCGCGGAGTCTCCACGGCGGGAGTGGCCTCGAAGTCGTGCCCCTCGATCGGAAGGAGATCGCCGCGTTCGACCCACTGGTCGACGCCGTCCCGGAGACGTTCCGCGGACGGGAGATCACCGTCGAGGTCAGCGACGAGACGTCGATCGAACTCGACGGCGATAGCTTTACACTCGACCCGGGCGTTCGTTCCGTCCCGGAACCAGTCGGCGTCTCGCTGATGGCTCGCGGCGACGCCGCGAAAGCACCCGAATAA
- a CDS encoding sodium-dependent transporter has translation MSERDAWATRLGFILAAVGSAVGLGNVWRFPWMTADNGGSAFLVVYLAIVFAVALPGLIGEFVVGRRGERNPVGTFARLGSSSWRPIGWIAVLTSLIVLTFYSVAGGWVLRYLFDSAGGDVLLQSVGLASTTAFGSPGAHFGAISVGPAALIAHLVFIGLTGAIVYFGVADGIERATKIMVPAIVLLLIGLAAWAFTLEGAAEGLAFYLAPDIDYLAANLIGVVEAAAGQALFTLSVGAGVMLTYASYLDEDRSLFVDGASIAVLNTAIGLLAGLVVFPIVFSFGSIEAGSGGPGVIFVSLAQAFSQLPAGRVIGAIFYLVLALAALSSAISIMEVLVAYLVDEHAIARERATVGITLLFAATGTVCALSSDVFALFADNLANLGLATGLLAFLLFAVWILRDEATDELRLGGGRVTDALATPWLALIATVLPVFLVFTILGGLPAALTTLGDLLGSVPGWGYLVGAIALVGLAHAVVFRTEIAAFAN, from the coding sequence ATGAGTGAGCGTGACGCCTGGGCGACCAGGCTGGGGTTCATCCTCGCGGCGGTCGGGTCGGCGGTCGGGTTGGGCAACGTCTGGCGATTCCCCTGGATGACCGCCGACAACGGCGGGAGTGCGTTCCTCGTCGTCTATCTCGCGATCGTGTTCGCGGTCGCGCTGCCGGGTCTGATCGGGGAGTTCGTCGTCGGCCGCCGGGGCGAGCGCAACCCCGTCGGGACGTTCGCCCGGCTCGGCTCGTCGTCCTGGCGACCCATCGGGTGGATCGCCGTGCTCACCTCGCTGATCGTGCTGACATTCTACAGCGTCGCCGGCGGGTGGGTGCTGCGATATCTCTTCGACAGCGCCGGTGGAGACGTCCTCTTGCAGTCGGTCGGCCTCGCGAGCACGACCGCGTTCGGATCACCCGGCGCGCACTTCGGTGCGATCTCGGTCGGGCCGGCGGCGCTGATCGCCCACCTGGTCTTCATCGGGCTGACGGGCGCGATCGTCTACTTCGGCGTCGCGGACGGCATCGAACGCGCGACGAAGATCATGGTGCCGGCGATCGTCCTCTTGCTGATCGGTCTCGCGGCCTGGGCGTTTACCCTGGAGGGGGCGGCCGAGGGGCTGGCCTTCTATCTCGCGCCCGATATCGACTATCTCGCCGCGAACCTGATCGGTGTCGTCGAGGCCGCCGCCGGGCAGGCACTGTTTACCCTCTCGGTCGGGGCGGGCGTGATGCTCACCTACGCCTCGTACCTCGACGAAGACCGGTCACTGTTCGTCGACGGGGCCTCGATCGCCGTGTTGAACACCGCGATCGGCCTGCTCGCGGGGCTGGTCGTCTTCCCGATCGTCTTCTCGTTTGGCTCGATCGAGGCGGGATCGGGCGGGCCCGGCGTGATCTTCGTCAGCCTCGCCCAGGCGTTCAGTCAGTTGCCCGCCGGGCGGGTCATCGGAGCGATCTTCTATCTCGTCCTCGCGCTCGCGGCGCTGTCGAGTGCCATCTCGATCATGGAGGTGCTGGTCGCGTACCTCGTCGACGAGCACGCGATCGCTCGCGAACGCGCCACGGTCGGGATCACCCTATTGTTCGCGGCGACGGGGACGGTCTGTGCGCTCAGTAGCGACGTGTTCGCGCTGTTCGCGGACAACCTCGCGAATCTGGGCCTGGCGACGGGCCTGCTGGCGTTCCTGCTATTTGCGGTGTGGATCCTGCGCGACGAGGCGACCGACGAACTCCGTCTCGGGGGCGGGCGGGTTACCGACGCGCTCGCCACGCCCTGGCTGGCCCTGATCGCGACTGTCCTCCCGGTGTTTCTGGTGTTCACGATCCTCGGTGGCCTCCCCGCCGCGCTGACGACGCTCGGCGACCTGCTCGGGTCGGTCCCCGGATGGGGGTATCTCGTGGGCGCGATCGCGCTCGTCGGACTGGCTCACGCGGTCGTCTTCCGAACGGAGATCGCAGCGTTCGCGAACTGA
- a CDS encoding sodium-dependent transporter: MSEGGGWATRLGFILAAVGSAIGLGNIWRFPYQVHANGGGAFLIPYFAALVLAGIPVLLVEIWLGSETGLTTPLAIREKFEESEFLGWWAVLNGFIVNAYYVVILGWSAAFIVFAVTHGSELPTGDLFTAFKAFLTSWYPVAGVIVIWAVNYVILQLGVEDGLERANKLFVPFIWVLVILLAVRGLMLPSGLEGLEFYLTPDFGALTDPGIWIAAFGQIYFTLSVALGIMITYASYQPEGQDITNNAFIIAFANCGFAFLAGFAIFPYLVAADAAATDSIGLAFVVLPQAFQTIPFTPIVGAIFFLLLTLAGLSSSLSLAEAQVGPLRQKLDLGRTETVNAVALAGVALSLVIALEGPLGLLGEGEAVGQSLQLLGMFDTSSATYTLPMIALGETLIFGWVYGVGAFGGGQRIATAANAVSDFSIPPRVYAVVLQIVVPTALGYTILSKIFADGQTGLIAPLVIIVSAAIASSVTHRSDAVEAASGGEEA; the protein is encoded by the coding sequence ATGAGTGAGGGTGGCGGTTGGGCGACTCGCCTCGGGTTCATCCTCGCGGCAGTTGGATCGGCAATCGGACTCGGGAACATCTGGCGGTTCCCCTACCAGGTGCACGCCAACGGCGGCGGGGCCTTTCTGATACCCTATTTCGCCGCGCTCGTGCTGGCGGGCATCCCGGTGCTCCTCGTCGAAATCTGGCTCGGCAGTGAGACCGGATTGACGACGCCGCTGGCGATCCGCGAGAAGTTCGAAGAGAGCGAGTTCCTCGGGTGGTGGGCGGTCCTGAACGGCTTCATCGTCAACGCCTACTACGTCGTCATCCTGGGGTGGTCGGCCGCCTTTATCGTGTTCGCGGTCACCCACGGGTCGGAGTTGCCGACGGGCGACCTGTTCACCGCGTTCAAGGCGTTTCTGACCTCGTGGTACCCCGTCGCGGGCGTGATCGTCATCTGGGCGGTGAACTACGTCATCCTCCAGTTGGGCGTCGAAGACGGCCTCGAACGGGCGAACAAACTGTTCGTGCCGTTCATCTGGGTCCTCGTCATCCTGCTCGCGGTTCGGGGGCTGATGTTGCCCAGCGGGCTGGAGGGTCTGGAGTTCTATCTCACGCCCGACTTCGGGGCGCTGACCGACCCCGGCATCTGGATCGCCGCGTTCGGGCAGATCTACTTCACGCTCAGTGTCGCGCTGGGGATCATGATCACCTACGCGTCCTATCAGCCGGAGGGCCAGGACATCACCAACAACGCCTTCATCATCGCCTTTGCGAACTGCGGGTTTGCCTTTCTCGCCGGCTTCGCGATCTTCCCGTATCTGGTCGCCGCGGACGCGGCCGCGACCGACAGCATCGGCCTGGCGTTCGTCGTGCTCCCACAGGCGTTCCAGACGATTCCGTTCACGCCGATCGTGGGCGCGATCTTTTTCCTCCTCTTGACGCTTGCGGGCCTCTCTTCGTCACTGTCGCTCGCGGAGGCCCAGGTCGGCCCACTCCGACAGAAACTGGACCTCGGCCGCACGGAGACAGTCAACGCGGTGGCGCTGGCGGGGGTCGCCCTGAGTCTCGTCATCGCGCTGGAGGGCCCGCTGGGCCTGCTGGGTGAGGGCGAGGCGGTCGGGCAGTCTCTCCAGTTGCTCGGGATGTTCGACACGTCGAGTGCGACCTACACGCTGCCGATGATCGCGCTGGGCGAGACGCTCATCTTCGGGTGGGTCTACGGCGTCGGGGCCTTCGGCGGCGGCCAGCGGATCGCAACGGCCGCGAACGCGGTGAGCGACTTCTCGATCCCGCCGCGGGTGTACGCCGTCGTCCTCCAGATCGTCGTCCCGACGGCGCTGGGCTATACGATCCTCTCGAAGATCTTCGCAGACGGCCAGACCGGGCTCATCGCACCGCTGGTGATCATCGTCTCGGCGGCGATCGCGTCCTCCGTGACCCACCGATCGGACGCCGTCGAAGCGGCTTCGGGGGGTGAGGAGGCATGA
- a CDS encoding DUF6432 family protein — protein MRATPEHRDRPAVEVAVLDALAARAEEGLTVFELRSRVDHPIDDLEDALAALDRDDLITVESEGERTVIRPREHAIGPEEENGDAVDRLREWLFG, from the coding sequence ATGCGCGCGACCCCCGAGCATCGAGATCGGCCGGCCGTCGAAGTGGCGGTGCTCGACGCGCTCGCCGCGCGGGCGGAGGAGGGACTGACGGTCTTCGAGTTGCGCTCCCGCGTCGATCACCCGATCGACGACCTCGAAGACGCGCTCGCGGCGCTCGATCGCGACGATCTCATCACCGTCGAGAGTGAGGGCGAGCGGACGGTGATCCGCCCGCGCGAGCACGCGATCGGACCCGAGGAGGAGAACGGCGACGCCGTGGATCGACTGCGCGAGTGGCTGTTCGGGTGA
- a CDS encoding UPF0058 family protein, with product MKKQELIHLHGLLAQVQDHYEHTTGETVDHDRYTELGVRPTSIHKSKTDHKRAVFALSGGIVDEMRSETTDAVSATAD from the coding sequence ATGAAGAAACAGGAGCTCATTCATCTTCACGGCCTGCTCGCGCAAGTACAGGACCACTACGAACACACTACGGGTGAGACCGTCGATCACGATCGATACACCGAACTCGGCGTCCGACCCACGTCCATTCACAAATCGAAGACCGACCACAAGCGCGCCGTCTTCGCGCTGTCTGGCGGGATCGTCGACGAGATGCGCTCGGAGACGACCGACGCAGTTTCTGCGACGGCCGACTGA
- a CDS encoding DUF555 domain-containing protein, whose protein sequence is MDCRVVVEAAVPVYDVETPDEAVRIAISKTGEMLNPDLNYVEIDMAERACPHCGEGLDSAFIAADESLVALELEMTVFNVERDEHAARIARKEIGQRLENIPLEVLEIEELDADGEPIDSEDASEVGDASEADDEDLTAERDDAPASAENAASDDGESDDVLPEFEELIED, encoded by the coding sequence ATGGACTGCAGAGTCGTCGTCGAGGCCGCTGTCCCCGTCTATGACGTCGAAACGCCCGACGAGGCGGTCCGGATCGCCATCTCGAAGACCGGCGAGATGCTCAATCCCGATCTCAACTACGTCGAGATCGACATGGCCGAACGGGCCTGTCCGCACTGTGGCGAGGGGCTCGATTCGGCCTTCATCGCCGCCGACGAGAGTCTCGTCGCGCTCGAACTGGAGATGACCGTCTTCAACGTCGAACGCGACGAACACGCCGCGCGCATCGCCCGCAAAGAGATCGGCCAGCGCCTCGAAAACATCCCCCTGGAAGTCCTCGAAATCGAGGAACTCGACGCGGACGGCGAGCCGATCGACAGCGAGGACGCGAGCGAGGTGGGTGATGCGAGCGAAGCGGACGACGAAGACCTCACAGCGGAGCGTGACGACGCGCCGGCGTCAGCCGAGAATGCGGCCAGCGACGACGGCGAGAGCGACGACGTGCTTCCGGAGTTCGAAGAACTCATCGAAGATTAG
- a CDS encoding DNA-3-methyladenine glycosylase family protein, whose protein sequence is MHTGTIDPATIPGGIDLGLTLESGQSYLWTRADGDGYTGDPDGSQWYTTVTRAAGAPPGGESREGDPRVLQVRERPDGGLDWRATMPAAALVRERLRLDDDLDAIAARAPSDPVIGAAFDAHRGLRLIDDPAYPTLIAFICSTQMRVARIHGMVTDLRRDLGDPVEFDGATVHAFPTPERLAAAGEDRLRELGLGYRAPYVAETARMVADGTHPADAAGMQYEDAREWLTRFVGVGDKVADCVALFALGFDEAVPLDTWIQTAIEERFPDCDRDSYAETSRALRDRLGPDAGYVQTYLFHHLRTAEAATAD, encoded by the coding sequence ATGCACACCGGGACGATCGACCCCGCGACGATTCCCGGCGGGATCGATCTGGGTCTCACGCTCGAAAGCGGCCAGTCGTATCTCTGGACGCGCGCCGACGGCGACGGGTATACGGGCGACCCGGACGGTAGCCAGTGGTACACGACCGTCACGCGGGCGGCCGGCGCCCCTCCCGGGGGCGAGTCCCGCGAGGGCGACCCCCGGGTCCTCCAGGTGCGCGAGCGCCCGGACGGCGGCCTCGACTGGCGGGCGACGATGCCCGCCGCTGCTCTCGTCCGTGAGCGACTCCGTCTGGACGACGACCTCGACGCCATCGCCGCTCGCGCGCCATCGGATCCCGTGATCGGGGCCGCGTTCGACGCCCACCGTGGCCTGCGACTGATCGACGATCCCGCGTATCCGACGCTGATCGCTTTCATCTGCTCGACCCAGATGCGCGTCGCGCGCATCCACGGCATGGTGACCGACCTCCGCCGCGACCTGGGCGATCCGGTCGAATTCGACGGCGCGACCGTTCACGCGTTCCCGACGCCCGAACGACTCGCGGCGGCGGGCGAAGACCGCCTGCGCGAACTCGGCCTGGGCTATCGCGCACCCTACGTCGCCGAGACCGCGCGGATGGTCGCCGACGGAACCCACCCCGCCGACGCTGCGGGGATGCAGTACGAGGACGCCCGCGAGTGGCTCACTCGCTTCGTGGGTGTCGGCGACAAGGTCGCGGACTGCGTCGCGCTGTTCGCACTCGGCTTCGACGAGGCGGTCCCGCTCGACACCTGGATCCAGACCGCCATCGAAGAGCGCTTTCCCGACTGCGATCGCGATTCCTATGCCGAAACGAGTCGGGCGCTTCGAGACCGGCTTGGCCCCGACGCGGGGT